In the genome of Marispirochaeta sp., one region contains:
- a CDS encoding NAD(P)-dependent oxidoreductase, whose protein sequence is MAVLVTGAGGFLGPEIIDRVLASGKEVLAFDFADPKPESLEKWKGKVEFIQGDVRDRSMVNYLLKRSGTEDPVIHLAGILTAGCDRDPNMAIAVNINGLNNILDAAVNNGNRRTVFASTIGVYGRGLPQPIKEDMPAEPDGWYGFTKLMGEHMGLLYERRHGLDFRAARFAAVTGPFRQAAGSASLFTSHIAEKPALGEAYEVEVSEDTAYPVVYLKDAADALFQIAFAEKAPSRIYNVSSGRVIVSEMIKAVKKIIPDAKYTFKPDPVIMAVVEGYKEWNISTDRISKELGWTPTYTPDEMVKDIIKVVQNKVKSKKK, encoded by the coding sequence ATGGCTGTATTGGTCACAGGGGCCGGCGGTTTTCTTGGTCCTGAGATTATTGATCGTGTACTCGCAAGCGGTAAAGAGGTGCTGGCTTTTGATTTCGCTGACCCTAAACCGGAATCGCTGGAAAAGTGGAAAGGAAAGGTTGAGTTTATCCAGGGCGACGTCCGGGACCGGTCGATGGTCAACTATCTGCTAAAGCGGAGCGGAACCGAAGACCCTGTTATTCACCTGGCAGGGATCCTGACTGCAGGCTGTGACCGGGATCCGAACATGGCTATTGCGGTAAATATCAACGGATTGAACAATATTCTCGATGCCGCTGTAAATAACGGAAACCGGCGCACCGTCTTTGCCAGCACCATAGGGGTGTACGGCAGAGGGCTGCCTCAGCCGATTAAAGAGGATATGCCCGCTGAACCCGACGGCTGGTACGGTTTTACCAAGCTGATGGGTGAGCACATGGGGCTGCTGTATGAACGGCGCCACGGTCTTGACTTCCGGGCTGCCCGCTTTGCCGCAGTTACCGGTCCTTTTCGTCAGGCCGCGGGATCGGCGAGTCTTTTTACCTCTCACATAGCGGAGAAGCCTGCCCTTGGCGAAGCTTATGAGGTCGAGGTGTCCGAAGATACAGCGTATCCGGTTGTCTACTTAAAAGATGCGGCGGATGCCCTGTTCCAGATAGCCTTTGCTGAAAAAGCCCCCAGCAGGATATACAACGTCTCTTCCGGACGGGTCATCGTTTCAGAGATGATCAAGGCGGTTAAGAAGATTATCCCGGACGCTAAATACACCTTTAAGCCTGATCCCGTAATCATGGCCGTGGTGGAAGGCTACAAGGAATGGAATATCAGTACAGACCGTATCTCTAAAGAGCTGGGCTGGACTCCCACCTATACCCCCGACGAGATGGTTAAAGACATTATCAAAGTGGTGCAGAATAAGGTGAAGAGTAAAAAGAAATAA
- a CDS encoding GntR family transcriptional regulator, whose product MIDTARHSGTADISKKAVLQDFIYSSIKERIINGDIPPGGIIIENNFAEEFGTSRTPIREALLRLQRDRLVVIYPRQGTFATQISIKDVYEIFDIRLLIEPAVARKICAAVDLEKIESFREPFMDRSLAQSSYKKWFYLDRSFHDFLIEASGNETLIRTYQDIMDQHLRVRILAGKSPRRADKTNDEHIRIIDAFIRRDEDAVEQFMREHIIASREAAVTLDRL is encoded by the coding sequence GTGATCGATACTGCACGACATTCCGGAACAGCGGACATAAGCAAGAAGGCTGTTCTGCAGGATTTTATTTACTCATCCATCAAGGAACGCATTATCAACGGCGATATTCCTCCCGGCGGAATTATCATTGAGAACAACTTTGCCGAAGAGTTCGGCACATCCCGCACCCCCATCAGGGAAGCCCTGCTGAGGCTGCAGCGGGACCGGCTTGTGGTGATCTATCCCCGCCAGGGGACCTTTGCCACCCAGATATCCATCAAGGATGTCTACGAGATCTTCGATATTCGGCTGCTTATTGAACCCGCGGTCGCCCGCAAAATCTGTGCCGCCGTGGACCTGGAAAAAATTGAAAGCTTCAGAGAACCGTTCATGGACAGGAGTCTGGCCCAGAGCTCCTATAAAAAATGGTTTTATCTGGACCGGAGTTTTCACGATTTTTTGATCGAGGCTTCAGGAAACGAAACCCTTATTCGGACCTATCAGGACATAATGGACCAGCATCTGCGGGTACGGATTCTGGCCGGCAAGAGCCCCAGAAGGGCCGATAAAACCAACGATGAGCATATTCGGATCATCGACGCCTTTATCCGTCGGGACGAAGATGCGGTGGAACAATTCATGAGAGAACATATAATCGCGTCCAGAGAGGCCGCGGTTACCTTGGATAGACTTTAG
- a CDS encoding inositol monophosphatase family protein, whose amino-acid sequence MTEWNPEILAGLLTECGRVALSLYEDPGISVKGDQSLVTKADHAVEGLLEKSFDRPDEGSYMIGEETIATRSAAYIDEAFRHTAWIVDPIDGTVPYAHHLAHWGVSIGFMEQGRLTEGAVYLPVTREYYISHKGTILHAQPAPGQKPELSPLRVTTRKPSQRSIVGISQDVVKGKLGSLSNPVQTLGCVVVPFTYMLQGRFLAYVGYMKLWDIAGSLPLLKNAGFVVRAADGRDIDLRITSDQFVLDPENERFCYLRSNIIAAPDEEIYEQIRSQVDLPKIMIPGP is encoded by the coding sequence ATGACAGAATGGAACCCCGAAATACTGGCCGGGCTCCTTACGGAGTGCGGCCGGGTTGCTTTATCACTCTATGAAGACCCCGGCATCTCGGTAAAAGGCGACCAAAGCCTGGTAACCAAGGCGGATCATGCCGTAGAAGGGCTGTTGGAAAAGAGCTTCGACAGGCCCGATGAGGGCTCCTACATGATTGGCGAAGAGACTATTGCCACCCGCTCAGCCGCTTACATCGACGAGGCCTTCCGGCATACAGCCTGGATTGTCGATCCCATTGACGGCACTGTTCCCTATGCCCATCACCTGGCACACTGGGGAGTATCCATCGGATTTATGGAACAGGGGCGCCTGACAGAGGGGGCCGTCTACCTGCCGGTGACCCGGGAATACTATATCAGCCACAAGGGAACGATCCTGCATGCCCAGCCGGCTCCGGGTCAAAAGCCCGAGCTCTCGCCCCTTAGGGTCACCACCCGCAAACCAAGCCAAAGATCCATCGTCGGGATTTCCCAGGATGTGGTAAAAGGCAAACTGGGGAGCCTGTCCAATCCGGTCCAGACTCTGGGCTGTGTGGTGGTACCCTTTACCTATATGCTTCAGGGGCGCTTTCTGGCCTATGTCGGGTATATGAAACTGTGGGATATTGCCGGCTCGCTGCCGCTGCTGAAAAACGCAGGCTTCGTTGTTCGGGCAGCCGATGGAAGAGATATAGACCTAAGGATCACTTCTGACCAGTTCGTGCTTGACCCGGAGAATGAGCGCTTCTGTTACCTGAGGAGCAATATAATCGCGGCTCCTGACGAAGAAATTTATGAGCAGATCCGCTCACAGGTGGATTTGCCGAAAATAATGATTCCCGGCCCCTGA
- a CDS encoding GntR family transcriptional regulator: protein MNEKTALSSHDIYTKLFDRIIHNQYPPENFLREDSLAKEFGTSRTPIRNVLKRLEQDQLIQIIPNRGAKTFPFTADDLEDIFEIRRSLEALALEFAIPALSIQRLIEIRKEIHEISNTKDYMRHAEVDAKLHSYLIESCGRRRLINMVNQLYHLIQTFRELGFRDNEVRTTTCEEHLKLIDAICVRDTELAIEILKTHIQNSKVRIMQKVVRGQVH from the coding sequence ATGAATGAAAAAACCGCCCTTAGTTCGCATGATATTTACACAAAACTGTTTGACCGGATTATCCATAATCAGTATCCCCCGGAAAATTTTCTAAGGGAGGACAGTCTTGCCAAAGAGTTCGGGACCTCCCGGACTCCCATTCGCAATGTTCTCAAGCGCCTGGAGCAGGATCAGCTGATTCAGATTATTCCAAACCGCGGAGCAAAGACCTTCCCATTCACCGCCGACGATCTTGAGGATATCTTCGAGATTCGCCGCTCCCTTGAGGCCCTGGCCCTGGAATTTGCCATCCCGGCTCTGAGTATCCAGCGTTTGATCGAGATACGCAAGGAGATTCATGAAATCAGCAATACCAAGGATTATATGCGTCACGCCGAGGTCGACGCGAAACTGCATTCCTACCTGATTGAATCCTGCGGAAGACGTCGGCTTATCAACATGGTTAATCAGCTTTATCACTTGATTCAGACTTTTCGGGAACTGGGATTTCGGGATAACGAGGTGCGTACAACTACCTGCGAAGAACACCTGAAACTGATTGACGCCATTTGCGTCAGAGACACAGAGCTCGCCATCGAGATACTGAAAACCCATATTCAGAACTCTAAAGTGCGGATCATGCAGAAGGTCGTTCGCGGCCAGGTACATTGA